The Methanobacteriaceae archaeon genome has a window encoding:
- a CDS encoding radical SAM protein has product MLYEKNIFQKNIKNVDIHIGLAYPNVYKTAMSSLGYNILYNQINELDDTWCERVIFPDTNSLEAGTPLKYFDIISFTIQFEEDYFNVLNMLNSAGIPLKRKDRTENDPLIIAGGPCATANPMPLDDYIDLFVIGEGEIVINDIINTYKSDKKDLDKYLKLPGVYIPEFKNKTKINIIQDMNDAYHITQPIISKSDDDEYQTIFNNSIMLNVSRGCTRGCRFCMSGYLYRPMRQTDYKKLIDIAIKTHKNTQLNKITLIGAAVSDYADLEKLITGLEDEGFQISTPSLRIESITRNTLESLKRSGLKTITLAPESIEKLRKSINKDIPEEKILNVIKDAVELDFKIKLYFLIGLPDETMEDIKTLCEYMKKIADMHTSIKNVKFSVNPIIPKPHTPLQWEGYDFKDIKKKTRYITKEMKKYNIKCESPKKGLIQYILSCGNREVGAIIEKSIIKQPTLKEWRDITPQYDIDDELPWDNIDVGVTKRFLKIENKRLRNLKQTPWCETGRCYNCGSC; this is encoded by the coding sequence ATGTTATATGAAAAAAACATATTTCAAAAAAATATAAAAAATGTTGATATTCATATTGGACTTGCTTATCCAAATGTTTACAAAACCGCAATGTCATCATTAGGATATAATATTTTATACAATCAAATCAATGAGCTTGATGATACTTGGTGTGAACGTGTTATTTTTCCAGACACTAACTCATTAGAAGCAGGAACTCCTCTTAAATATTTTGATATTATTAGTTTTACAATCCAATTTGAAGAGGATTATTTTAATGTATTAAATATGCTAAATAGTGCAGGAATACCTCTTAAAAGAAAAGACAGAACAGAAAATGATCCTTTGATAATTGCAGGAGGACCTTGTGCAACAGCAAATCCTATGCCTTTAGATGATTATATTGACCTTTTTGTAATTGGGGAAGGTGAGATAGTCATTAATGACATAATAAACACGTATAAAAGTGATAAAAAGGATTTAGATAAATATTTAAAGTTGCCTGGAGTGTATATTCCTGAATTTAAAAATAAAACAAAAATAAATATCATACAAGATATGAATGATGCATATCATATCACACAACCCATTATAAGTAAAAGTGATGATGATGAGTATCAGACAATTTTTAATAATTCCATTATGTTAAATGTCTCAAGAGGTTGTACAAGAGGATGTAGATTCTGCATGTCAGGATATCTCTACAGACCAATGAGACAGACTGATTATAAAAAATTAATTGATATAGCTATTAAAACACACAAAAATACTCAATTAAATAAAATTACATTAATAGGTGCAGCAGTTTCAGATTATGCTGACTTAGAAAAGTTAATTACTGGTCTTGAAGATGAAGGATTTCAAATTTCAACACCTTCACTAAGAATTGAATCCATAACAAGAAACACGTTGGAATCTCTTAAAAGAAGTGGATTAAAAACAATTACTCTTGCACCGGAATCAATTGAGAAATTAAGAAAATCAATTAACAAAGACATCCCTGAAGAAAAAATACTTAATGTGATAAAAGATGCTGTTGAACTTGATTTTAAAATCAAATTGTATTTCTTAATTGGACTTCCAGATGAAACAATGGAAGACATCAAAACACTTTGCGAATATATGAAAAAAATTGCAGATATGCACACTAGCATTAAAAATGTGAAATTTAGTGTAAATCCAATCATTCCAAAACCACACACTCCTCTTCAATGGGAAGGCTATGATTTTAAAGACATTAAGAAGAAAACTCGTTATATTACCAAAGAAATGAAAAAATATAACATTAAGTGTGAAAGTCCTAAAAAAGGATTAATCCAATATATATTGTCTTGTGGAAATAGGGAAGTTGGTGCAATTATTGAAAAATCAATAATAAAACAGCCTACCCTAAAAGAGTGGAGAGACATAACACCACAATATGATATTGATGATGAACTTCCTTGGGACAATATTGATGTTGGTGTAACTAAAAGATTTTTAAAAATTGAAAATAAACGATTGAGAAATTTAAAACAAACCCCGTGGTGTGAAACCGGCAGATGTTACAACTGTGGATCATGTTAG
- a CDS encoding DUF5379 family protein, with amino-acid sequence MDITIKVTGIHVVVGIFASLISAALTLGWFGFKNDIFAFFIAVIILYFTGQACQKMFGDEISGFSQWLGDGIVPFYFIWVIAYTLFTVYL; translated from the coding sequence ATGGACATAACTATTAAAGTTACTGGAATTCATGTTGTTGTTGGTATTTTTGCCTCTCTTATTTCCGCTGCTTTGACTTTAGGTTGGTTCGGATTTAAAAATGATATTTTTGCATTTTTCATTGCTGTAATCATTTTATATTTCACAGGCCAAGCTTGTCAAAAAATGTTTGGGGATGAAATTTCTGGATTCTCCCAATGGTTAGGTGATGGTATTGTACCATTTTACTTTATATGGGTTATAGCTTACACTCTTTTTACAGTTTACTTATAA
- a CDS encoding Ig-like domain repeat protein translates to MGNRGGKISIKTKSLFVSFVLLFFFIVGATSAVDLNNVSNTENLNLMADDVDSISVRDNLEVPMGDSISQNNMVDSHENFSNYSDNSNLSSYENNYEDIHASDFIEIDNSKKSNLLSVSLSDNLISASSKISVKVTMSDTHYSKSATYFRVTLKDVNGKVIASQKVSLKINGVTYTATTSINGIATVKTAALPVGSYSIYVKYAGSSKYNSLTTTKKVKVLSSISPNITSSCYGYVSKHTIKFWKNNNVLAKTKVSIKIGSVTYTKTTDEKGIVYLSINLYPGKHIISISNPASGETVDVEYISLKDNTTIKPSLSTTYIEPNKKYSYKVTLKSNHGFLLSNRTVVFNINDKEYTVNTDSKGVATLTIPGMDIGKYSINFTFAGDKHFSASSGSGKITVRTPTTKFTSSTLNMVYKDGPKFKVKLTKNGKALANKYVKFVFNGKTYTVKTTAYGNAYLKIPDLKPGTSSIKFYYLTNGYADYCYGSDKVIIAKQTVTISANDLVMKYRDGSYFKVVVKTKSGTPLKNIGVKFTVKGVSYTKYTDLKGEAKLKIGLTFGDYPISAVVSNDYYKSSTVKKHIIVKGTKMTGENIYVSIGSKVSYSVKVTDANKKPVKNVKITFNINGNKYSATSDLNGIAKVSLGVLSGGNHVIKYSQGVYTESSTITVVSSVTINQIIAASQNVKSYINKNYKLPATVKIGSITYTTNEYLYLASKSIVNLKANNKSPISIKHVGGPSSPSSTYSSGNLKDYLSVAKNLIKTADAEGKVPNVVSSDVGSIGYKSLVYAFSRVISFYDDENVMPAYVEIKPLPTKDSSLMAYLAATANCQVNSTKIKLLVDKLTKDLTSEKSKAKAIFNYVRDHISYSFYYDTKYGAVGTLESGNGNCVDHAHLLAAMFRTAGLATKYVHGTCTFSSGSTYGHVWNQVLIDGVWTVADATSSRNSLGTIVNWNTGSYSLHGYYASLPF, encoded by the coding sequence ATGGGAAATCGAGGTGGAAAAATTTCAATTAAAACAAAATCATTATTTGTATCATTTGTGCTATTGTTCTTTTTTATTGTAGGTGCAACTAGTGCAGTTGATTTAAATAATGTTTCAAATACGGAAAATTTAAATTTAATGGCAGATGATGTTGATTCAATATCTGTCAGAGATAATTTAGAAGTTCCTATGGGGGATTCTATCTCACAAAATAATATGGTTGATTCTCATGAGAATTTTAGTAATTATTCTGATAATTCTAATTTAAGCAGTTATGAGAATAATTATGAGGATATTCATGCTTCTGATTTTATAGAAATTGATAATTCAAAAAAATCTAATTTATTATCTGTTTCTCTATCAGATAATTTGATTAGTGCTTCTTCTAAAATATCTGTTAAGGTAACTATGAGTGATACTCATTACTCAAAATCTGCTACATATTTCAGAGTGACTTTAAAGGATGTTAATGGAAAAGTAATAGCTAGTCAAAAGGTTTCTCTTAAAATTAATGGTGTTACTTATACAGCAACTACCAGTATAAACGGTATAGCAACAGTTAAGACTGCAGCGTTACCTGTTGGTTCATATAGCATTTATGTTAAATATGCAGGTAGTTCAAAGTATAATAGTCTCACAACCACTAAAAAAGTTAAAGTATTGTCATCCATTAGCCCAAATATTACTTCTTCATGCTATGGATATGTTTCTAAACACACTATAAAATTCTGGAAAAATAATAATGTTTTAGCAAAAACAAAAGTTTCCATTAAAATTGGTAGTGTAACATACACCAAGACAACAGATGAAAAAGGTATTGTATATTTATCTATTAATTTATATCCTGGAAAACATATTATTTCAATATCAAATCCAGCTTCTGGTGAAACTGTAGATGTTGAATACATTTCTCTAAAGGATAATACAACTATAAAGCCTAGTTTGTCCACTACTTACATTGAGCCTAATAAAAAATACTCATATAAGGTAACTTTAAAATCTAATCATGGTTTTTTACTCAGCAACAGGACTGTTGTATTCAATATTAATGATAAAGAGTATACTGTTAACACAGATTCTAAAGGGGTTGCTACTTTAACTATTCCTGGAATGGATATTGGAAAATATTCGATTAATTTTACCTTCGCTGGAGATAAACACTTTAGTGCATCTTCAGGATCTGGGAAAATAACTGTTAGAACTCCAACTACAAAATTTACATCTTCAACATTGAATATGGTTTATAAAGATGGACCAAAATTCAAAGTTAAACTTACAAAAAATGGTAAGGCACTAGCTAATAAGTATGTTAAGTTTGTATTCAATGGAAAAACATACACTGTAAAAACCACAGCATATGGTAATGCATATTTGAAGATTCCTGATTTAAAACCCGGAACATCTTCCATTAAATTTTATTATTTAACAAATGGTTATGCTGATTACTGCTATGGTTCAGATAAGGTTATAATCGCAAAACAAACTGTTACAATATCTGCTAATGATTTAGTGATGAAATACAGGGATGGGTCTTATTTCAAAGTTGTTGTTAAAACCAAATCTGGAACTCCTCTCAAAAATATAGGAGTTAAATTCACAGTTAAAGGTGTTAGCTACACAAAATACACTGACTTAAAAGGTGAAGCTAAGTTAAAAATAGGCCTTACATTTGGAGATTATCCGATTAGTGCAGTTGTAAGTAATGACTATTATAAATCTAGCACTGTTAAGAAACATATAATTGTTAAAGGAACCAAAATGACTGGTGAAAATATATATGTTTCAATTGGAAGTAAAGTTTCATATTCTGTTAAAGTAACTGATGCAAATAAAAAACCTGTTAAAAATGTTAAAATTACATTCAACATTAACGGTAATAAATATTCAGCCACATCTGACTTAAATGGTATAGCTAAAGTGAGTTTAGGTGTTTTATCCGGTGGAAATCATGTTATTAAATACTCTCAGGGTGTTTATACAGAATCTTCTACAATAACTGTCGTTAGTTCAGTAACTATTAATCAGATTATTGCTGCATCTCAAAATGTGAAATCTTACATCAATAAGAATTATAAATTGCCAGCTACAGTCAAAATTGGAAGTATAACTTACACAACCAATGAATATTTGTATTTAGCTTCTAAATCTATTGTAAATTTAAAAGCTAATAATAAATCACCAATTTCAATTAAACATGTTGGAGGTCCAAGTAGTCCGTCTTCAACTTACTCTTCAGGTAACTTAAAAGACTATCTTAGTGTTGCAAAAAATCTTATAAAGACTGCTGATGCAGAGGGTAAAGTTCCGAATGTTGTAAGTTCAGATGTTGGATCTATAGGTTATAAAAGTCTTGTTTATGCATTTTCACGTGTAATTTCATTTTATGATGATGAAAATGTAATGCCAGCATATGTAGAAATTAAACCGCTTCCTACTAAGGACAGCAGCTTAATGGCATATTTAGCAGCAACTGCTAACTGTCAAGTGAACAGTACTAAAATTAAGCTATTAGTTGATAAATTAACTAAAGACTTAACTAGTGAGAAATCTAAGGCAAAAGCAATATTTAACTATGTAAGAGATCATATCTCATATAGTTTTTATTATGACACTAAATATGGTGCTGTTGGTACTTTAGAGTCTGGAAATGGAAACTGTGTTGATCATGCTCACTTGCTTGCGGCAATGTTTAGAACAGCAGGACTTGCAACTAAATATGTCCATGGAACATGTACGTTTTCCAGTGGAAGTACTTATGGACATGTTTGGAATCAGGTTTTAATTGATGGTGTTTGGACTGTTGCAGATGCTACAAGTTCTAGAAACTCCTTAGGAACAATAGTTAACTGGAATACTGGCTCTTATTCATTACATGGATATTATGCAAGCCTTCCATTTTAA
- a CDS encoding metal-dependent hydrolase → MEIRWLGHSAFEIISDDDVKILIDPFISNNPACQIPVEEINPDIILLTHGHSDHVGDALEISNRTNAPIACIHEISLFLAKQGIRNIGVNIGGSFVYHNIKFTMLEAKHSSAIDMVEEIVPGGEAAGFLITFEDGTSIYHCGDTGLFGDMKDIVGSIYKPDVVLVPIGDKFTMGPFEAALASMWMNPKVVIPMHYNTFPPIEQDPAIFANFVSQFNPNIDVVVMNPEEYFEYNPEDYQD, encoded by the coding sequence ATGGAAATAAGATGGTTAGGTCACTCAGCTTTTGAAATTATTAGTGATGATGATGTTAAAATTTTAATTGATCCGTTTATTAGTAATAATCCGGCATGTCAAATTCCTGTTGAAGAAATAAATCCGGATATTATTTTACTCACTCATGGTCATTCTGATCATGTTGGTGATGCTTTAGAAATTTCTAATCGTACTAATGCACCTATTGCATGTATTCACGAAATCTCCTTATTCTTAGCTAAACAAGGAATTAGAAATATTGGAGTTAATATTGGTGGTTCATTTGTATACCACAATATTAAATTTACTATGCTTGAAGCAAAACACTCTTCAGCTATTGATATGGTTGAAGAAATTGTTCCTGGTGGAGAAGCAGCAGGATTTTTAATAACCTTTGAAGATGGAACTTCAATATATCACTGTGGTGATACTGGTTTATTTGGTGATATGAAAGATATTGTTGGATCTATTTATAAACCTGATGTGGTGTTAGTTCCAATTGGTGATAAATTTACTATGGGTCCTTTTGAAGCAGCATTAGCTTCTATGTGGATGAATCCAAAGGTAGTTATTCCAATGCATTACAATACATTCCCACCAATTGAACAAGATCCTGCAATTTTTGCTAATTTTGTAAGTCAGTTTAACCCTAACATTGATGTTGTGGTTATGAATCCTGAAGAATACTTTGAATATAATCCTGAAGATTATCAGGATTAA
- a CDS encoding class III signal peptide-containing protein, whose protein sequence is MQNINSLINENSGQGAAEYILLFGGVLVIALLALTIYRSYMETSDVSLKAKDDIIDVRNTILDNRTHV, encoded by the coding sequence ATGCAAAATATCAACTCACTCATAAATGAAAATTCAGGTCAAGGCGCTGCAGAATATATTTTACTATTCGGAGGAGTGCTTGTAATAGCATTACTTGCCCTAACAATTTATAGATCATATATGGAAACAAGTGATGTTAGCCTCAAGGCAAAAGACGATATAATTGATGTAAGGAATACAATTCTTGACAACAGAACACATGTTTAG
- a CDS encoding class III signal peptide-containing protein, whose amino-acid sequence MFRQKIDNKGQGSAELILIIGGIIVVVLLISTYITNITEKTQKNMENLLKKERDFLINKI is encoded by the coding sequence ATGTTTAGACAAAAAATAGACAATAAAGGACAGGGAAGTGCAGAACTAATTTTAATAATAGGAGGAATAATTGTTGTTGTACTCTTAATATCCACATATATTACGAATATAACAGAAAAAACACAAAAAAATATGGAAAATTTATTAAAAAAAGAAAGAGATTTTTTGATAAACAAAATATAA
- a CDS encoding phosphopantetheine adenylyltransferase: protein MNSKKYNKVAVGGTFDKFHDGHKKLLSTAFELGNQIEIGVTSDAFGGLKGDIDSCKTRMSNLNAFFSDKSNFVVIPLNDPYGTTIHDEDFDAIVVSEETEPTAVKINEIRVSKGMKPLDIVVVSFVLAYDGNPISSTRIRSGEINQNGNVIK, encoded by the coding sequence ATGAACTCTAAGAAATATAATAAAGTAGCTGTTGGTGGAACTTTTGACAAATTTCATGATGGTCACAAAAAATTATTATCAACTGCTTTTGAATTAGGTAATCAAATTGAGATTGGTGTTACCTCTGATGCTTTTGGAGGATTAAAAGGCGACATTGATTCTTGTAAAACAAGGATGAGTAATTTAAATGCATTTTTTTCTGATAAATCCAATTTTGTTGTGATTCCATTAAATGATCCTTATGGAACTACAATTCATGATGAAGATTTCGATGCAATTGTTGTTAGTGAGGAAACTGAGCCTACTGCAGTTAAAATTAATGAAATTAGAGTTTCTAAAGGCATGAAGCCTCTTGATATTGTTGTAGTAAGTTTTGTGCTAGCATATGATGGCAATCCAATTTCTTCCACACGTATTAGAAGTGGGGAGATTAATCAAAACGGGAATGTCATTAAATAG
- a CDS encoding 4Fe-4S binding protein: MFDIKRNGEEFRNLSYDDKNCVGCGICADVCPTSSLRLGPIVPIARGLIEMDLISVNKDSCVFCGLCSIACPFDALSLTVDGENIKEVDSYPSWNKDSKIDDEDCMYCGKCYRACPRDSIIFKRNLPNAVDLVRGEIEINGDDCIYCSFCSDMCPVGAITIKNIPTSSVDKLNNSIEVDTSKCIFCGVCKRVCPEDAIKQICSTCMYGDEIKVPKITGETIILENSCVYCSWCSEVCPVDAVDIIKPFEGKLELVEEEEKICKGDSCHACLDVCPCRAVTIVDGKSVTDLTFCNLCGACVKACPQNIRILTRSSFKLENINSESWDEILNSTFMGK; the protein is encoded by the coding sequence ATGTTTGATATTAAAAGAAACGGTGAAGAATTCCGTAATTTGTCATATGATGATAAAAATTGTGTTGGCTGTGGAATTTGTGCTGACGTTTGTCCTACTTCCTCTTTAAGGTTAGGGCCAATTGTTCCTATTGCACGTGGATTAATAGAAATGGATTTAATTTCTGTTAACAAAGATTCCTGTGTATTTTGTGGATTATGTTCAATAGCTTGTCCTTTTGATGCATTATCATTGACTGTTGACGGGGAGAATATTAAAGAAGTTGATTCTTATCCTTCCTGGAACAAAGATTCTAAAATCGATGATGAAGATTGTATGTATTGTGGAAAATGTTATAGGGCATGTCCAAGAGATTCCATTATTTTCAAAAGAAATCTTCCTAATGCTGTTGATTTAGTAAGGGGAGAAATCGAAATTAATGGGGATGATTGTATATATTGTTCTTTTTGTAGCGATATGTGTCCTGTTGGAGCAATTACAATTAAAAATATTCCAACATCATCTGTTGATAAATTAAACAATTCTATCGAAGTTGATACTTCAAAATGTATTTTCTGTGGTGTTTGTAAAAGAGTATGTCCAGAAGATGCAATTAAACAAATATGTTCAACCTGTATGTATGGAGATGAAATTAAAGTTCCTAAAATCACTGGAGAAACTATCATCTTGGAAAACTCATGTGTGTACTGCTCATGGTGTAGTGAAGTCTGTCCAGTTGATGCGGTTGATATAATTAAACCATTTGAAGGTAAATTGGAGTTAGTTGAAGAGGAAGAAAAAATCTGTAAAGGTGATTCCTGCCACGCATGTCTTGATGTTTGTCCATGTAGGGCTGTTACAATCGTTGATGGAAAATCCGTTACTGATTTGACATTTTGTAATTTATGTGGTGCCTGTGTAAAAGCATGTCCTCAAAACATTAGAATCTTAACTAGATCTAGTTTCAAATTAGAAAATATCAATTCCGAATCTTGGGATGAAATTTTAAATTCAACATTTATGGGAAAATAG
- the rqcH gene encoding ribosome rescue protein RqcH: protein MKSMSNVDIYTVSDELNNLLSGARVDKSFQPTNDIVVMRFHVPGTGRVDLVMQCGSRIHTTQYPLENPTTPPSFPMLLRKRIKGAHVESITQHNFDRVIKIRVKKDKYYTIIVELFDKGNIILLDDENNIIQPLKRKQLSERDISSKREYVFPKERGINPIEVTKEELSELFKNADSDAVRTLAMNGLGSLYAEEIIQRANNTVEIDKNTPTSQLSDKQIAEIHNSMQELFDNLKDGSIKPQIVKKDSKEDVVPLDLIKYDDFEKTFYNDFNEACDEFYSKKVNSTIKNVKEAAWNKKVKKFEKRLNLQQETLDNFEKTIKESKHKGEVIYSNYPTIENIINVVNNAWSNDYSFKEIGKILKKAKKDGMAEAQIYESIDKMGVLTLNISDTSFNINPKLTIPENAEIYYEKAKKAKRKTKGALIAIENTKKQLEDIKSKKNIAMENVSVPKKRIKKNLKWYEKHRWFISSDNTLVVGGRDANSNELIVKKYLDPNDIYLHADIHGASSVSIKLNGEELNENIIKESGEFAASFSSAWSMGFTTQDVYWVHPDQVTKTPESGEFLKKGSFVIRGHRNYIRSARVRLGIGIVDYEGKRIMAGPVDALEAHCDNFVVLKPGFTKKEAIAKKILHKINEDDLITLDDIIRVLPSGKCDIDEEYHLRKKYEKN, encoded by the coding sequence ATGAAATCCATGTCCAATGTAGACATTTATACAGTAAGTGATGAATTAAATAATTTATTAAGCGGTGCTAGAGTAGATAAATCCTTTCAACCTACCAATGACATAGTAGTAATGAGATTTCACGTTCCAGGAACTGGTAGAGTTGATTTAGTAATGCAATGTGGTTCAAGAATACATACTACACAGTATCCTTTAGAAAATCCAACTACTCCACCATCATTTCCTATGCTTTTAAGAAAAAGGATTAAAGGAGCTCACGTTGAAAGCATAACACAGCATAATTTTGATCGTGTAATTAAAATCAGAGTTAAAAAAGATAAATATTACACAATAATTGTTGAATTGTTTGATAAAGGAAACATTATTCTTTTAGATGATGAAAACAACATTATCCAACCACTAAAAAGAAAACAGTTAAGTGAAAGAGATATCAGTTCCAAAAGAGAATATGTATTTCCTAAAGAAAGAGGAATAAATCCTATTGAAGTTACAAAAGAAGAATTAAGCGAATTATTCAAGAATGCTGATAGTGATGCTGTTAGAACTCTTGCAATGAATGGACTTGGAAGTTTATATGCTGAAGAAATTATTCAAAGAGCAAATAACACTGTTGAGATTGATAAAAATACACCTACTTCACAATTAAGCGATAAACAAATAGCTGAAATTCACAACAGCATGCAGGAGTTATTTGATAACTTAAAAGATGGTTCAATCAAACCTCAAATCGTTAAAAAAGATTCAAAAGAAGATGTTGTTCCATTGGATCTTATCAAATATGATGATTTTGAAAAAACTTTTTACAATGACTTTAACGAAGCATGTGATGAATTTTACTCCAAAAAGGTAAACAGTACCATAAAAAATGTAAAAGAAGCAGCATGGAATAAGAAGGTTAAGAAGTTTGAAAAAAGATTAAACTTACAGCAAGAAACACTGGATAACTTTGAAAAGACCATCAAAGAAAGTAAACATAAAGGAGAGGTTATCTATTCAAATTATCCGACCATTGAAAACATCATCAATGTTGTAAACAATGCATGGAGTAATGATTATTCCTTTAAGGAAATTGGAAAAATATTGAAAAAAGCTAAAAAAGATGGAATGGCTGAAGCTCAAATTTATGAATCAATTGATAAAATGGGAGTTTTAACACTTAACATATCAGATACTTCATTTAATATTAATCCAAAATTAACAATTCCTGAAAATGCTGAAATTTATTATGAAAAAGCTAAAAAGGCAAAAAGAAAAACAAAAGGTGCACTAATAGCTATTGAAAATACCAAAAAACAACTTGAAGACATTAAGTCCAAAAAAAACATAGCTATGGAAAATGTTTCAGTACCTAAAAAGAGAATCAAAAAGAATCTCAAATGGTATGAAAAACACAGATGGTTTATTAGCTCTGATAACACATTGGTTGTTGGTGGAAGAGATGCAAACAGTAATGAACTGATTGTTAAGAAATATTTGGACCCAAATGACATATATTTGCATGCAGATATACATGGTGCAAGTTCAGTTTCTATAAAATTAAATGGTGAAGAATTAAATGAAAATATCATTAAAGAATCTGGAGAGTTTGCAGCATCCTTTTCATCTGCTTGGTCAATGGGTTTCACAACACAGGACGTATACTGGGTCCATCCCGACCAAGTTACAAAAACACCTGAATCAGGTGAATTTTTGAAGAAAGGGTCATTTGTAATAAGAGGGCATAGAAATTACATAAGAAGTGCAAGAGTAAGACTTGGAATTGGAATTGTTGATTATGAAGGAAAAAGAATAATGGCAGGACCAGTTGATGCTCTTGAAGCACACTGTGATAATTTTGTTGTATTAAAACCAGGATTTACAAAAAAAGAAGCAATAGCTAAAAAAATATTGCACAAAATAAACGAAGATGACTTAATAACCCTTGACGATATTATAAGAGTATTGCCATCAGGAAAATGTGATATCGATGAGGAATATCATCTAAGAAAAAAATATGAAAAAAATTAA
- a CDS encoding 4Fe-4S binding protein codes for MPVNIDANVCGHIQDCPVQGLCIKLCEQGAIIEKDGDVFIVPENCDDCDLCIQNCPNQAISKA; via the coding sequence ATGCCAGTAAACATTGATGCTAATGTATGCGGACACATCCAAGATTGTCCAGTACAAGGATTATGTATTAAACTTTGTGAGCAAGGAGCAATCATAGAAAAAGATGGTGATGTATTTATCGTACCTGAAAACTGTGATGATTGTGACTTATGCATACAAAACTGTCCAAATCAAGCTATTTCTAAAGCATGA